The Antricoccus suffuscus genomic sequence AGGACCCGCAACTCGCCCTGGCGACCGACGAAATCCGCTGTGCCAGTATCCCCCACTCGCCACCCCGCGTCGGCGTTAGTAATCGGAGCGTAACGGTCAACGCGTCAATGAGCCAGGTTCAAATACCGGTCGATCAGCCTGACAGTTGACGGGCGAGACGGTGCGCGATCAGGGCCGTCGAGAAATGCGTGGGCGCGCGGGGGATCGTCGGCATGCTCGAGGCGTCCATGACATAGACGCCGTCCACGCCGATCACCTGGCCACGCTGGTCAGTGACCGCCAGCGGGTCGCCAGGTGTTCCCATCCGAGCCGTGCCACAGGCATGGAAGAACCCGTCGAGATGTCGAGCGACCCATGCCTGGCGCGCACTTGGATCGCGCAACGCGGCGATCTGCTCGGCGTCGGTTGGCCGAGCGGCCGAGGCAAAACCCGGATCATCAAGGACCTGAAGCGCTAGGTCGACCGCATCGTTGAAGCCAGCGGCGTCTGCGGGGTCGCTCAGCAGGTTGGCATCGGCGTGGATCGCGGACGGCTCGGCTGCCGAGCCAAACGTCAGCCGACCGATCGACTCGCAGGTCATCAGCGCGACCATGAGGAAGGTCGTGGCCGCTCCCGGGCCGCGGGCCGGACGGTGGAACGGAATCAGCCCGATATCGGCGTACCCGCCTGCCGACGATGCGCGCCACGCCGACGCCATCCAGTACGCCGAGTCGCCGGGCGCGGTGAGCTTGAGCGGTACAGAGATCGCCGCGTGGTCGCGGAGGTTCATGCCGAGTCCCGCTCGGCGGACTCCGGACCGGAGCAGGATCGCCGGGGTCTCAAAGGTTCCGGCGCACAGCACGACCCGGCGCGCCGTGAGGGTTTCACCGTCTGCGAGCAGGACCTCTACTCCCGCGCGGCGGCCGGTGTCGATGCGCACGACCGACGCGCGGGTCCGAAGCCGGAGATTGTCGCGGTCGAGTGCAGGTTGTAGAAATCGTTCGATGCTCGATCGACGGACGCCATGCCGGGCCGCGAGCGGAAGCCGCCCGGCGCCCTCGGCATACTTCGCGAGATCGACCGGCTGGGCGAATCCGAATCGTCCGGCCGCCGACATCAATGCGCGATCGAGCGGGCCGGTCATCTCTGGAGGTACGACGGGAAATGCCATCCGTAACTCATCCACGTCCGCGCCGATGACGTCGGCGGCCCAGTCCGTGCAGCCGAACTCGGCGTTCCACCGCTCGTAGTCCGCGGGCAGCCCGGCCAGCGCGAGCATGCCGTTGACGCGGGCAGATCCGCCGACGCCGTTGCCGGAGAGGTACGACGTGATCGGCGCCTGCGGGGTGCGCCGTACCGTCCGGTGCGGGATGAAGTTAGTTGAGTCGCCAAGCCCGGAAAACCAGTCAGGGCTGCGATCTGCGGTATCCGGCCCTGCTTCGAGCAGCAGCACTCGGCGTCGACGATCTGCACTGAGCTCGTTAGCGACAACACATCCCGCCGTACCCGAGCCGACCACGATGACGTCGTACGGCGGGGTCATCGGCGTACCTTCGCGATCCATCCGCGCACCCGGCTGGGGAGGACTATCCGTGGCAGTATGACGGACGGCCGGCGGTGTCTGCGTGCGCCCGCGATCACGCCGGCGCCGTACGCCGCTCGGTCGAGGGCCTGCATCGCGAGGTACGTCGGCGCGTTCACGACCCCCGTGCCTCGCCGCCGCAGGTCGAGGTACGCCGGAAGCATCCATGCGGCGACTGCGGCATATCGGCCACCGCGTTGCCGCCACCCGAATCCCATCAGTATCGGGATGGCGGCCGGCGCGAACTGCTGCAGCCAACGCGTCACGCCGGACACGCTTTGTACGACGCCGCGGCCGCTGTCGCGCAACGCATCATTGGTCGGTAGATCCCGCGCGACGAGCTGCCGTCGGTAGAGCGCAAAGCTCAACACCGCCGCGACGCCAGCCGGAATCGGACGTGCGATCAGTGCGAGTGTCGCCGCGGCGAGCGGGAGCGGCCGGAAGATCGCGGGGGACAACATCCCAGGATGCCGTACGTCGAGCGCCGCGGCAGAGGTCCCGTAGTCGAAACGGCGACGTAGCCAGGCGGTGGTCGTGGTTGGTTCACGGTGTGACACTTGCACCGCAGGCTCGTAGCGTACTGACCATCCGGCTGCCCGTAGTCGCCAGACCAGATCGACATCCTCGCCGTACCTCATCGACTCATCAAACCTGAAATCGACCGCACGTAGGAGAAGTACGGCGCTCGGCACGTATGAGACACGCCCTTGGGCGGTCACGTTGGCCGGCTCGGAGCCGAGGTCGAGCGGAGTGGCCTCGCGAGTGAACGATCCGACCGTGCCGTCGTTGGTGCCAGCGGCCGACCCGACTATGCGCGGCGCCACGGCAGCCACCAATGGGTCGTCAAAATGTGGCACAAGTGTGTCGAGCCAGCGCGCGCCGACCAGGCAGTCGCTGTCGACGAACGCCGCGATTGGTGTGGAAATCGCTTGCAGGCCGGCGTTGCGCGCGCCTGCCGGGCCACGATTGCGCTCGAGCCTGACTACGTCGGCGTCGTAACGGCCCGCGATCTGCGCGGTTCCCGTGGCATCGCTAGACGCATCGTCGACGACTACAATTGCCACATTGCTGCTGTATAAGCGAAGTGCCGCTAGGCATGCCGCTAGATCTTGCGGGCGATCGCGAACCGGTACGACGATCGTCACGACCTCGCGCGAAACTGAAATGGGCTGCACGACCGGATGCACCATTCCGGTCTCGAGAAGCTGACGGGCCAGGGTCCGCGCGCCCGCAGAGGAAGCGGGGCCTGACATGAGCTCGGACCAGGCATGCATAGCGGCGGGGTTTAGGCGCAGGGCGCGACGCGGGCTCCCGCCGATGAGGACGCCGTCGTAGGTGCGGGTGTCGTTGTCGCGGCGTACGACGAAGCCCTTAGGCACCATCGTCATTGCGGCCGGCCCGCCCGCCAGCGGTCGAAGTCGGCGACCAGCGATTCGTTCAGCTCGCGAAGCAGTCGCGCGCCGTCCTCGGCCGAAGCGGTGGTCGGGTCGCCAAGTACACCGTTGGGTGCCACGGCTCGAGTCCCGCCACGACGCATGTCGGAGATCAATTCCCGCAACGGCTTGGTGTTGCCGACTTCTGCGCGCGACATATCTACACCCTGCGGATGCAGCCGCAGCATCATCGAGGTCTCAGCGTGTCCGGCGTGCGCATCGCCGACGTACGACGTGGACCACGCGCGTACCCGCCGAGACTCGAGTCTCATCAACTCGCAGGCGCGCTCCAGCGGTTGCTGGTTGCCGCCGTGCCCGTTGACGATGAACACCCCGGAGAACGTCTCGGTCGCCGACCTGCAGAACTCGACCAGCACATGCTCCAACGCGCCTTGTCCGATGGACACGGTGCCGGCGAACCCGGCGTGTTCGCCGCTGGACCCATACGGCATCAATGGGGCGAGTACGACGTCGTCGCGGCGTTGTGCCGCCAACTCGCGAGCCAGATACTCGGCGATCAGCGCGTCAACCGACACCGGGAGGTGTGGACCGTGTTGTTCGGTAGAGCCGAGCGGCAGGACCAGGGTGGCGTCACGGTCGAGGTCGCCCGAGCCCAGCCAGCGCAGCTCGTTGGCTTTAACGTCCGGCGAAGTGGTCGCCATAACGACCGCTTCACCGGACGCAACAGCTTCGCTAGCGGTCACAGCGACGCACCCACTTCCGCGCCTTCAAAGATCGCCGCGTCGGCGCGCCGAGGTGCGACACAGTCACCGATTCGTCGTACCTCAAAGTCGGCCTCCGCAAGACTTTGCCACAGCTCGTCGGCTGGGCGTTGTTGTATGGCGCAGACTATCCAGTCGCACTGGAGGCGTTCGATAGTGTCCGTCGGATGGTGATGCAGCGTCAGTTCGAGTCCGCGCTCACGCGCGCTGACCGCGCTCGCGACGACATCGGTCCGCGTCGTGATTCCGAGGGCGTGCGCGCGGGCGTGCCACCGCGGAAGGTCAAGCGTCAGGCCGAGATCTTGACCGATCACCATCGCCGGTGTGACTACCTCGACCTGGCAACCGCGCTCGGCGAGTAGCTCAGCAACGGACGTTCCTTGGTGAAATCCCAGCTCGTCGACGACGACGACCCGTCCGCGCGGCTCGGCCGAGCGGTCAAGCACGTCGCGCACATCGACGACCCGCGCATTGCCGGCAGCCCAGGTGGGGGCTGCCGGACGCGCACCGGTCGCGACTACGACGACGTCCGGGTTGGCTCGTTGGATTGCGTCCGCATCGAGTCGGGTGCCGAGATCCAGTGAGATGCCGCGGCGGCGCACCTCGGACAGCAAGTTGTCCACGAGGGTGCCAAACTCGGCGCGGTGCGGCGCCTGTGCGGCAAGCCTGACCTGACCACCGGGTGAGAATGCGGCCTCGACGATGCGGACCCGATGACCGGCCGCCGATGCGCTTATCGCTGCCTGCAACCCGGCCGGACCGGCCCCGACGACCAGGACGTCTCGCGCTGCACGGGTTGGCCGCAGGGTGAGCGACTCCCGCCCGGCAGCGGGATTGACAACGCAACCGAGCGCCCGGTTCATGCCGACATTGCCGACACACTCCTGGTTGCAGGACAAACAGGTGCTTATGGTCGGGCCGGCACCATCGGTAGCGGCCGACTTGACGGCGAAGTCCGGATCGGCGATTTGACCGCGCACCACGCCGATCAGGTCGGCCTGCCCGGCGGCAAGCGCCTCTTCGGCATCCTTGGGGTCCTTGAATCGGCCCACACCGATGACCGGGATATCAACGGCAGCGCGGATGGCGGCCGGAATGTGTCGCGCATAGTCCGGTGGTACCCGCATGCTCGGGATGACCAGGTCGAGGGTCGACGTGGCGACGCCGACCGTCGTATTGATGACGTCGACCTGCCTGGTATCGGCCAGAATCTCGGCAAGCGCGACCGCCTCGTCGAGGGTCGTACCGTTATCGACCCGCTCTTCTCCGCTGATACGTACGCCGAGTGCCAGGCCCTCGCCGACCTCGCGGCGTACCGCGTCGATGATCTGCAACAGCAGTCTGGCGCGACCCCGCAGCGTCCCGCCGTACTCGTCGGTGCGCGTGTTGGTGGCCCGCGAAAGGAAGCACCGAAGGATGGAGGACTGGCTGCATTGCAGCTCAACGCCGTCGAACCCGCCGTCGGCGCAGTGCCGCGCTACCCTCGCGAACCCGTCGACAAGCTGCCGGATCTCGCGCGCCCCGACGGCGACGGGCACCTCGCGGAACATCGGGTCGGGTATCGCCGACGGGCCCCACACCGGCAGTCGTGAGTACATCCCCGATGCCTGTGGCCCGTTGTGATTGAGCTGCGCCATGATCTTCGCGTCGTACTCGTGCACGGCGCCGGTGATCTGTCGATAGCCGTCCACAACCTCCGGTCGGTAACCGCGGATCATCTTCTCGTAGGGCCAGTCGTTGGGATGAGTGGAGTGTTCTTCGGTGATGATCAGGCCGGCCCCGCCCCGCGCTCGCCGCGCGTAGTAGTCGACGTGCCGCGCGGTGGGCCGTCCGTCGACCGCGAAGTTGGTCAGGTGCGCGGCGAACACGATTCGATTGCGCAACGTGAGGGGACCAACCCGTAGCGGTGAGTGCAGGTTTGGGTAGCGGGGCGTTCCTTGTCGACCGAAACTCCTTGTCACGCCTGATGTGCCGTCCCAAGGGGGAGCTTGCCGTGACAAGGGACGAGCGGCCGGCGGCGGCGCCGGGGAGGCGGGCGCGATTGGGGAGGCGGGCGTGAGTGGGGAGGTGAGCGCGAGCGCCCAGCGCCGGCCGTCCAGGATCGCTTCATGCACGGTGCGTGGCGCGACACAGTCGCCGATCCGGTCGATGCCGGCCGCGCCACCCAGCGGGTCGGCGTAAAGCCGATCCTTCGGCAATCGGTGCCCGGCATCGACGAACGCCTGGCACGCAAGCATTTCGTGCGCCCCGGTGTAGATGTCCTCGACGAGTACGCCGCCCGCGGTCACGTCACGAATTGTGCTGCACAGGCGTCGTACGACGCCGGCCCGTTGAAGGCGCGCGTTGGCGTCGGGTAGGTCGCCGGTCGCGGCCAGCATGGTGCCAGCGACCGGATCGGGGCTGACGAGGGTGACGGCGTACCCCCGCGCCGCGAGCACCTCACCGAGCCGTACGCCGATGGGCCCACCGATCGGATCACCGACGACGATTGGGCCGTCGCCGCCGGACAACGCGTCGCCGGCCAGTACGGCGACCGGATCCAGCGCCCCGGACCAACGCGACGCGAACCGGCTTCCAGTTGCCAGTACGACGATGTCCCCGGCAGCGCGGCTTTCGCGGAGGCACTCCGCGTCGGCGACCGTGTTGAGCCGCAGGTCCACGCCCAGTCGTAGGCATTCGGTCATCAGCCAGTCGACAAGTGGAGCGAAAGTCGCGCCATTGCCGCTGGCATCCAACGACGTGCCGCCAAGAACTCCGCCGACGTGCGCGTCGCGTTCAAGCACGGTCACGGCGTACCCGCGCCGCGCGCAGACTCGTGCCGCCTCCAGACCCGCGACCCCGGCACCCACCACGACCACCCGACCCTTGGTAGGCGTGGCGACATGCACGTCGAGGTCGGTGCTCTCGTGGCCGCTTCGTGGATCGCCGACGCAGCTGGCGATCGGGTTACGCGAGTCCCGCACCTGGCACTTTTGGTTGCACAGCACGCACGGCCGCGGCGTACCCAGCTCGGGTGTCCGAAGTTTCGCGACCAGCTCGGCGTCCGCGATCTGCGCCCGGGTCATTTCGATCAAGTCGGCGGCGCCAGAGCACAGCAGATCCTCGGCCAACTCGGCCGTCGTGATGCTGCCTTGCGCGGCGACGGGGATGTCGACCGCCGCACGGATCTGGGCAGTGAGCTCCCGGTTGAACCCTGCCGGAGTGTGCGCGTCGGGCCGGTAGTGGCCGGTGGAGTAGACGCCTCCGCGTACGACGGTGAGCAGGTCGGCGTACGCCGCGACCTCGATAGCCTGGGCGGTGGCGACCGCGGGGGTGATGCCGGCCCACGGGGTCCGTTCGTCGCAGCACAGGCGTACGGCGAGCACGCGGTCTGGCCCGAGTTCGCGCCGTACGGCGGTTAACACCGAACGGGTGAGCAGCATCGGGTCGGCGCCGTACTCGTCATCGCGGGTATTGGTGAGGCTGGACTGGAACTGCCGCAGCAGTGAGCGTGGACCGATGTCGACCTCGACGCCGGCCAATCCTGACCGCCGGGCAAGCGCCGCAGCATCGGCGAATCCGCTCACCAGCTTGGCGATCTGTGCGGTGCC encodes the following:
- a CDS encoding GMC family oxidoreductase; this encodes MTPPYDVIVVGSGTAGCVVANELSADRRRRVLLLEAGPDTADRSPDWFSGLGDSTNFIPHRTVRRTPQAPITSYLSGNGVGGSARVNGMLALAGLPADYERWNAEFGCTDWAADVIGADVDELRMAFPVVPPEMTGPLDRALMSAAGRFGFAQPVDLAKYAEGAGRLPLAARHGVRRSSIERFLQPALDRDNLRLRTRASVVRIDTGRRAGVEVLLADGETLTARRVVLCAGTFETPAILLRSGVRRAGLGMNLRDHAAISVPLKLTAPGDSAYWMASAWRASSAGGYADIGLIPFHRPARGPGAATTFLMVALMTCESIGRLTFGSAAEPSAIHADANLLSDPADAAGFNDAVDLALQVLDDPGFASAARPTDAEQIAALRDPSARQAWVARHLDGFFHACGTARMGTPGDPLAVTDQRGQVIGVDGVYVMDASSMPTIPRAPTHFSTALIAHRLARQLSG
- the mftF gene encoding mycofactocin biosynthesis glycosyltransferase MftF (Members of this protein family, MftF, are glycosyltransferases, members of PF00535 (glycosyl transferase family 2). The encoding gene is found as part of the mycofactocin cassette, in Mycobacterium tuberculosis, many other Actinobacteria, and occasional members of other lineages. Mycofactocin itself, a putative redox carrier, is a heavily modified derivative of the C-terminal Val-Tyr dipeptide of the mycofactocin precursor MftA (TIGR03969).), yielding MTMVPKGFVVRRDNDTRTYDGVLIGGSPRRALRLNPAAMHAWSELMSGPASSAGARTLARQLLETGMVHPVVQPISVSREVVTIVVPVRDRPQDLAACLAALRLYSSNVAIVVVDDASSDATGTAQIAGRYDADVVRLERNRGPAGARNAGLQAISTPIAAFVDSDCLVGARWLDTLVPHFDDPLVAAVAPRIVGSAAGTNDGTVGSFTREATPLDLGSEPANVTAQGRVSYVPSAVLLLRAVDFRFDESMRYGEDVDLVWRLRAAGWSVRYEPAVQVSHREPTTTTAWLRRRFDYGTSAAALDVRHPGMLSPAIFRPLPLAAATLALIARPIPAGVAAVLSFALYRRQLVARDLPTNDALRDSGRGVVQSVSGVTRWLQQFAPAAIPILMGFGWRQRGGRYAAVAAWMLPAYLDLRRRGTGVVNAPTYLAMQALDRAAYGAGVIAGARRHRRPSVILPRIVLPSRVRGWIAKVRR
- the mftE gene encoding mycofactocin biosynthesis peptidyl-dipeptidase MftE, with product MTASEAVASGEAVVMATTSPDVKANELRWLGSGDLDRDATLVLPLGSTEQHGPHLPVSVDALIAEYLARELAAQRRDDVVLAPLMPYGSSGEHAGFAGTVSIGQGALEHVLVEFCRSATETFSGVFIVNGHGGNQQPLERACELMRLESRRVRAWSTSYVGDAHAGHAETSMMLRLHPQGVDMSRAEVGNTKPLRELISDMRRGGTRAVAPNGVLGDPTTASAEDGARLLRELNESLVADFDRWRAGRPQ
- a CDS encoding mycofactocin system FadH/OYE family oxidoreductase 2 gives rise to the protein MRLLQPVSLGETRFSNRVIFGPHVTNLGDNRALSARHVAYYQRRAAAGVGAIIIETASVHPGDWPYERAPLATDCGPGWQDIAAACTPYDTRVLASLGHTGLQGSTAYSRGVLWGPSRFADPVTREQPLRIGTAQIAKLVSGFADAAALARRSGLAGVEVDIGPRSLLRQFQSSLTNTRDDEYGADPMLLTRSVLTAVRRELGPDRVLAVRLCCDERTPWAGITPAVATAQAIEVAAYADLLTVVRGGVYSTGHYRPDAHTPAGFNRELTAQIRAAVDIPVAAQGSITTAELAEDLLCSGAADLIEMTRAQIADAELVAKLRTPELGTPRPCVLCNQKCQVRDSRNPIASCVGDPRSGHESTDLDVHVATPTKGRVVVVGAGVAGLEAARVCARRGYAVTVLERDAHVGGVLGGTSLDASGNGATFAPLVDWLMTECLRLGVDLRLNTVADAECLRESRAAGDIVVLATGSRFASRWSGALDPVAVLAGDALSGGDGPIVVGDPIGGPIGVRLGEVLAARGYAVTLVSPDPVAGTMLAATGDLPDANARLQRAGVVRRLCSTIRDVTAGGVLVEDIYTGAHEMLACQAFVDAGHRLPKDRLYADPLGGAAGIDRIGDCVAPRTVHEAILDGRRWALALTSPLTPASPIAPASPAPPPAARPLSRQAPPWDGTSGVTRSFGRQGTPRYPNLHSPLRVGPLTLRNRIVFAAHLTNFAVDGRPTARHVDYYARRARGGAGLIITEEHSTHPNDWPYEKMIRGYRPEVVDGYRQITGAVHEYDAKIMAQLNHNGPQASGMYSRLPVWGPSAIPDPMFREVPVAVGAREIRQLVDGFARVARHCADGGFDGVELQCSQSSILRCFLSRATNTRTDEYGGTLRGRARLLLQIIDAVRREVGEGLALGVRISGEERVDNGTTLDEAVALAEILADTRQVDVINTTVGVATSTLDLVIPSMRVPPDYARHIPAAIRAAVDIPVIGVGRFKDPKDAEEALAAGQADLIGVVRGQIADPDFAVKSAATDGAGPTISTCLSCNQECVGNVGMNRALGCVVNPAAGRESLTLRPTRAARDVLVVGAGPAGLQAAISASAAGHRVRIVEAAFSPGGQVRLAAQAPHRAEFGTLVDNLLSEVRRRGISLDLGTRLDADAIQRANPDVVVVATGARPAAPTWAAGNARVVDVRDVLDRSAEPRGRVVVVDELGFHQGTSVAELLAERGCQVEVVTPAMVIGQDLGLTLDLPRWHARAHALGITTRTDVVASAVSARERGLELTLHHHPTDTIERLQCDWIVCAIQQRPADELWQSLAEADFEVRRIGDCVAPRRADAAIFEGAEVGASL